The DNA region GCGGCAGCGCATCTGGCCGTGTACTTCGGCTGCCCGCCTGCAGTTGCCGAATGTTACGATCCGTCTAAGAATATAGACAGGCGCACGCCCTGGCGGAAGCGGCTGACGTGGCTCGTGCTCTCCGCAGCCGGCGCGGCCATGTTCCTCTCCGTGACCAACGCCGTGACCATGGATCTGGCCGCCGTGCCCCTGCTGTGGACCGTACCGTTGGCGCTCTATCTGCTCACCTTCTCCCTGGCTTTCCGGACCCGGCCGTGGTGCCCGCAGGCGCTCAGGGACAGATTCCCCCTGGCCGCGGCCGTGGGCTTTTTCCTCTTCCTGCTCATCCAGCAGTCGTACTCGCTGCCCGTGGCGGTGATGGGGCTGGCGCACATGGCCGTGCTGCTGGTGGTGTGCACCGTGTGCCACACGGCGCTGTACGAGTCGCGGCCGGAAGACCCCGGCCGGTTGTCGTCCTTCTACATGCACCTGGCATTGGGCGGGTTCCTGGGCGGCGTGCTGGTGAGCTGGGGGGCGCCCCTGGCCGGGGCGAGCCTGGTGGAGTACCCCACGGCCATTGTGCTGGCCGGCGTGGGCCTCGCACTGAGCGCCTGGAGCCGCGGCAAACACCCCCTGGGCAGTGTGCGCTCCGTTGGGCTGCGCATGGCCGGGGCGTTCATGCTGGCTTTGGCCTGGCCCGCGGCACTGGATCATTTCAAGGCCGTGGACACCAGTCTCATCGCCGTGGGTGGCGGGTTCCTGCTGGCTCTGCTGCTGTATAAGCTGGAGCGCCGTAGCGCCGCCGTGGCCCTGGTGGGCGTGGCCGTGATTCTGGCGGTGCAGGCGCGGGATCTGTACGGCCCGGCCGGTGGCTACCTCATGCGGCTGCGCAACTTCTACGGCATCTACAAGGTCTATGACGAAGCCGACACGCGCTACCTGCGGCATGGCACCACCCTGCACGGCATGCAGCATCTCGACGCCGCACGGCGGGACATCCCCCTGGCCTACTACCATCCCTCCACGCCCATCGGCCGGCTCCTGCGGCAGGGGCAGAAGACGGTGCCGCCGCTCGTGCGCAATGCCCCTGTGGCGTTGGTGGGATTGGGAGCCGGCAGCCTGACCATGTACGCAAAGCCCGCCCAGCCGTGGGACATCTTCGAGCTGGACCCGGACAACCTGACCGTGGCGCGAAAGTACTTCAGCTACCTGGACCAGAGCGCCGGTGAGCTGCGCTTTGTGTTCGGGGACGCGCGCCTTTCCCTGACCAGGGAGCCGGACGGCCGGTACGGCGTCATCATCATCGACGCCTTCAACTCCGACTCCATTCCGGTGCACCTGCTCACGCGCGAGGCGTTTCTCGAGTACTTCCGCTGCCTGAGCGGCGACGGCGTGGTCGCCATGCACCTCTCCAACAAGTACCTCGACCTTGTGCCCGTGGTGCAGGCCACGGCGCTGTCTGCGGGCTGCTCCGTGCTCATCGACGAGTACATCACGGATGTCGACCCTGACGCCCGGGCGTGTATCTGGGCGGCCTTCACCCGCAACAGGGACGACAGGGATGCGCTGGTGCAGCTGGGCTGGCGGGATATCTCGGACTTTCCGCCGCAGGTGGCCGCCTGGACGGACGACTACTCCAACATCTTTTCGGCTTTGCGGTAAAAGCCTGGCTTTCCGCGCCCTTGGCGGCAGGGCCGGTCATGAAACCGGCCCGGTGTTGTGTTGGGCGGGCGCTACTGCCGCTTGACGATGTAGGTGTAGCGCAGGTTGTGGTTGCGCCAGAGGTCGTACTGCAGCTCTTTGGCGCCCTGGAGCGTTTCACGCGAGCCGATGAGCACGCGGTACCACATGCCTTTCTCGGTCTGGACTGGCCGGATGAACGCGCCCCGGATGTGCGTGCTCTGGAGGTAGGCGAGGCGCTCCTTGGCCAGCTGCGGGGTGTGCCATGTGGATTCGAGCACGTTGTACTCGGTCTGGGCGGTGTCGTTGGCCGAGGTCTGGACCTCGCAGACGGCCGGCGGTGCGTCGGAGCCGTAGCAGTAGCCCTTGGCCTCCATGCAGTCCTTGATCTCGTCGCCAAGACCGCCGCCGGAAACGCCGCGGCCGGTCTCCAACAGGAACTTCGCAGTGTCCCGGCAGTCGGCGAAGTCCTCGTCCCACACGGACGCAGGCTTTTTGGGGTGATAGTATGCGGAGCGTGATCCGCAACCAGACAGGATCGCAATGCATACCAGACCGAGCACAAGGAGGGAGAGGCGCGTAGTCACTATGTGTTCTCCAGAGAGTTTAGAGATTCTTTACACAATATATATCTCTAGTTGAGAGTATTCAAGCAGTAGATATCAGTCAGAATACACCGGCAGGACGCCGGAAGGCGACTACTCGGAATCAGAGAGATGTACAGGCTGTCGTCTGAGCCGGATCATGCGGATGAGGCTGTCGGCAATGGATGCGAGCACGGCCAGCGTCGTCCAGGAGGCGATTTGCGATGCCTGGCCGGGCTGGATCACGCCCTGGGCCAGGAGCAGACCGGCCGCCCCAGGCAGGGCCAGATTCACGCCGAGCAGGGACCAGCCGAGAGCTTCGCGGCCCTGGAGAAGCTGGGGAGCGCCGGGGCATATCCAGCCCAGTACGGCCAGCCCCAGGCAGCGCGCCCAAAGGGCGGCGGTCCAGTGTGCGCCTTCCTTTGCGAGCACGGCGCCCAGCGCACCGGGCACCGGCCCCAGCGTGGCGCAGTACAGGGCGATGGAGACGGACTTGACCATGTCCTGCGCCACCCGCGGAAAGCTCAGCTGGATGCGCGCCGAGATCTCCTGCGCCAGCTCCATGGCGAGGTCCGGTCGCGAGAGCAGCTGCCCGGCGCTGCCTGCGGCGTGATCGATGACAACGCGCAGCCCGGAGAGCGCCGGCCCCAGCGTGGGGAATATCGCGACGTAAAGGCCGAGCAGGATGAAGCCCATGGGCAGCCGGCCCAGGGATATCTGGCCTGCGCCGGGACAGAGCCAGCTCATGGCTACGCCCCACGCCGGATGGATCTGCGGCGGATCGCCTGCCGCCTGCCGCCTGCGCACCGCGGCCTCCACGGCGCCGGCCATGCCCCAGAACCACAGCACCAGGGCGATGAAGAACGCCGCGCCAAGCTGGAACAGAGGCAGCGGTTTGTCCACAGTCGCGCCCAAGGCGAGGTCCAGCAGCGCGCTGACCGTGACGGCGAGCTCCCAGGAGCCCCAGACGAACACGGCGACAAAGGCGGTGAACACGGCGGCGCCGCGGATGCGCGCTCCGGCGTACCACTCCCCGAAACCGGGAGCCATGGCCGCGTAGACAAACGCGCGGTGCACGCTCACGGGCACGGCCGCGTCATCACCATGGACACCCGGCGGCGTGTCGTGCGGCTCCGGCGGCAATGGCTCTGGGGGGATGGGCGTATCGTCGTACACCGGCGCATCCTCGCAACGAGGGAGTTATTGAAGGCTGGGGCGGTCGGGCAGTTCGTCCGCGTTGCCAGTATGCAAACCGGCGGTTATGCCGGCTGCACGTTCGGCAGCCAGGGCCTCGCGGAGGCTGCCTGCCGGCAGCAGTGTCCAGGATTCCAGACGCTCCACCACGCCGTTCGGAAGCTCCACCCGCACCGGCAGGGGCGTGCCCTGGCAGACGGTCATGCGCACGCCGGCCAGATCCGGACACGGAACGGCGGTCTGCTCCACCGTATCATCTTTTGCAGTGGAGGGGGCTGCGGCAGGGGGCGCGGGCAAATGGCCGCCGGATGGGGCGTCGTCCGTGGCCATAGCCGTATCCGCCGGAATTTCCCACACGGAACAGGTCGCGTTGCCCAGAGGCGTCTCGCCGACAACCACGGCGCCGAACCTTTTGGGGGCGAACTC from Oceanidesulfovibrio marinus includes:
- a CDS encoding spermidine synthase; the protein is MFILANCAVFLASFLLFQLELVVSKAVLPGFGGSYLVWAVCVMFFQAALLAGYGWAYFLAGRSHSRLWTALHVLFCLAPLAFFPIDQTILAHPSYGLAHILEISWMLARTVGPAFVVLAAMGLATQQRVALSGMGKRVNAYVLYATSNLGSFAGLMSYPFAVEPLLGLGDQLTAWQIGFAVAAAAHLAVYFGCPPAVAECYDPSKNIDRRTPWRKRLTWLVLSAAGAAMFLSVTNAVTMDLAAVPLLWTVPLALYLLTFSLAFRTRPWCPQALRDRFPLAAAVGFFLFLLIQQSYSLPVAVMGLAHMAVLLVVCTVCHTALYESRPEDPGRLSSFYMHLALGGFLGGVLVSWGAPLAGASLVEYPTAIVLAGVGLALSAWSRGKHPLGSVRSVGLRMAGAFMLALAWPAALDHFKAVDTSLIAVGGGFLLALLLYKLERRSAAVALVGVAVILAVQARDLYGPAGGYLMRLRNFYGIYKVYDEADTRYLRHGTTLHGMQHLDAARRDIPLAYYHPSTPIGRLLRQGQKTVPPLVRNAPVALVGLGAGSLTMYAKPAQPWDIFELDPDNLTVARKYFSYLDQSAGELRFVFGDARLSLTREPDGRYGVIIIDAFNSDSIPVHLLTREAFLEYFRCLSGDGVVAMHLSNKYLDLVPVVQATALSAGCSVLIDEYITDVDPDARACIWAAFTRNRDDRDALVQLGWRDISDFPPQVAAWTDDYSNIFSALR
- a CDS encoding SPOR domain-containing protein, which gives rise to MTTRLSLLVLGLVCIAILSGCGSRSAYYHPKKPASVWDEDFADCRDTAKFLLETGRGVSGGGLGDEIKDCMEAKGYCYGSDAPPAVCEVQTSANDTAQTEYNVLESTWHTPQLAKERLAYLQSTHIRGAFIRPVQTEKGMWYRVLIGSRETLQGAKELQYDLWRNHNLRYTYIVKRQ